A window from Oceanidesulfovibrio indonesiensis encodes these proteins:
- a CDS encoding bifunctional riboflavin kinase/FAD synthetase: protein MEIARRKQEISLDLSGGSAATIGNFDGVHKGHARLIERVLAKARTRSLASVVVTFCPHPLQVLVGPHTPPFITVRDQKLDLIEDLGVDLTMLLEFNREMASLSPRDFVHKYLVDWLNVKELVVGYDYTFGKGRQGNFAMLTELGREFGFNVERLDPVIINDAIVSSTRIRDHIKAGEVFAVRPLLGRFYVVRGKVVSGESRGRLLGFPTANLTLENEVSPKNGVYAVWAQLNGRLLPAVANLGYKPTFEGKKLSFEVHILDFAEDIYGHELRVHFVQFIRPEQKFSGPDELIARIREDAALARRILAAPEAQL from the coding sequence ATGGAAATCGCTCGTCGCAAGCAGGAAATATCCCTCGACCTCTCGGGAGGCTCCGCCGCAACCATCGGCAACTTCGATGGCGTGCACAAGGGCCATGCCCGACTCATCGAACGCGTGCTGGCCAAGGCCCGCACACGAAGCCTCGCCAGCGTTGTGGTGACGTTCTGTCCGCATCCGTTGCAGGTGCTTGTGGGGCCGCATACACCGCCGTTCATCACTGTCCGGGACCAAAAGCTCGACCTTATCGAGGACCTCGGCGTGGACCTTACCATGCTGCTCGAGTTCAATCGCGAGATGGCCTCGCTTTCCCCGCGCGATTTCGTCCACAAATATCTCGTGGACTGGCTCAACGTGAAAGAACTCGTGGTCGGGTACGACTACACGTTCGGCAAGGGCCGACAGGGCAACTTCGCCATGCTCACCGAGCTTGGCAGGGAGTTCGGCTTCAACGTGGAACGGCTCGATCCCGTCATCATCAACGACGCCATCGTTTCATCCACCCGCATCCGCGACCATATCAAGGCCGGCGAGGTCTTCGCCGTACGACCGCTGCTCGGACGGTTCTACGTAGTGCGCGGCAAGGTGGTGAGCGGCGAGAGCCGGGGCCGCCTTCTCGGGTTCCCCACAGCCAACCTCACCTTGGAAAACGAAGTCTCGCCCAAAAACGGCGTGTATGCCGTATGGGCGCAACTGAACGGACGGCTGCTGCCCGCCGTGGCGAATCTCGGCTACAAACCGACGTTCGAAGGTAAAAAACTCTCCTTTGAAGTGCACATCCTGGATTTTGCAGAGGACATCTACGGACACGAACTCCGCGTCCATTTCGTACAGTTCATCCGGCCGGAGCAGAAATTCTCAGGGCCTGACGAGTTGATCGCGCGGATCAGAGAGGACGCCGCCCTGGCGCGACGCATCCTTGCTGCTCCGGAAGCTCAATTGTAG